The sequence CACCCGTCAGGGCTATGACACCACCGATGTCGGTGAAGGCATGGCCGGCTGGGTCGCGGAGCTGGAAGGCCAGCTGTCACGCGGCAAGCTGCTGATTGTCCATGATATCGGCACCGAATCCACCGAGGTGATGACGCTGGAACAGTGGCAGTCCTTCGGTCGCCAGCTGGCAGATGACGAGGAAGAGGGCGACTGAGTCCAGCCAGCGGTCATGATGTAATGAGCATGCCCTGATCCTGCCCCTGGCCTTGGGGTCGGAAACGACAACGCCCCTGGCACAGGCCAGGGGCGTTGTCGTTAATGAAG comes from bacterium Scap17 and encodes:
- a CDS encoding YheU family protein yields the protein MDPRDRFIEVPQTMLPADTRRALLEAFVTRQGYDTTDVGEGMAGWVAELEGQLSRGKLLIVHDIGTESTEVMTLEQWQSFGRQLADDEEEGD